Proteins encoded together in one Riemerella anatipestifer window:
- a CDS encoding PorP/SprF family type IX secretion system membrane protein, whose product MYKKILFTISIFITIISYAQETLPYYQQYLLDGKYLFNPAHFGETDDIIINSHYQKQFSKLEHYPNTQSIGAHANVTDRLGVGAYFFRDQNGPISANGINVGAAYFIPIDDNERKNQFSFGTSINLYNSNIDLALLNPKDSGDPLIQSGTNSVFLTYANLGLQATYNGFFGSFSVVDIPLSKTTYIVNGIEPSPTKFFINTGYDWDFSENLSLEPSVLINLNTNSSRIIDANLLAKIKDEDNYFAGGISYRTAKSAFGSQQLSFSPLIKLKFNQFSFGAAYNINLSPIADYGGNSFMINLGYAFENFINTRGFRY is encoded by the coding sequence ATGTATAAAAAGATTTTATTTACCATTTCTATTTTTATCACTATTATTTCCTATGCACAGGAGACACTTCCGTATTACCAACAATACTTATTAGATGGTAAATATCTCTTTAATCCTGCTCATTTTGGAGAAACAGACGACATTATAATCAATAGCCATTATCAAAAACAATTCTCCAAGCTAGAACATTACCCAAACACACAATCTATAGGTGCACACGCCAATGTTACTGATAGACTTGGTGTAGGAGCTTACTTTTTCAGAGACCAAAACGGACCCATCTCTGCCAACGGTATCAATGTAGGAGCCGCTTACTTTATCCCAATAGATGATAATGAAAGAAAAAATCAATTTTCCTTTGGTACAAGTATCAACCTTTATAACTCCAATATAGATTTAGCTCTTCTTAATCCAAAAGATTCTGGCGACCCTCTAATACAAAGCGGTACTAATAGTGTATTTTTAACCTACGCTAACTTAGGCTTACAAGCTACTTACAATGGCTTTTTCGGTAGTTTTTCAGTAGTGGATATTCCTCTAAGTAAAACCACCTACATTGTTAATGGAATAGAACCTTCTCCCACCAAATTTTTCATCAATACTGGCTACGATTGGGATTTTTCTGAGAATCTTTCGTTAGAACCCTCAGTTTTAATCAATTTGAATACCAACTCTTCTAGAATTATTGATGCTAATTTGTTGGCAAAAATTAAAGACGAAGACAATTATTTCGCAGGAGGCATCAGCTACAGAACAGCCAAATCAGCATTTGGAAGCCAACAACTTAGTTTTTCTCCTCTTATCAAACTTAAATTTAACCAATTTAGTTTCGGAGCTGCTTATAACATCAAC